In the Rhizobium sp. CB3090 genome, one interval contains:
- the glyS gene encoding glycine--tRNA ligase subunit beta, with protein sequence MPDLLLELRSEEIPARMQRKAAGDLKKLVTDALVEAGLSYEGAREYWTPRRLALDIRGLTARSADVREERKGPRTDANEKAIEGFLRGAGLSSISEAQVSSDPKKGDFYVAVISKPGRAAEEIIADVMPSIIKDFPWQKSMRWGKASAKPGSLRWVRPLQSIVCLFGTEHEETAVIPFEIDGIVASNVTYGHRFHAPQAITVKRFDDYISSLEKAKVILDAERRKDVILHDARDVAFANGLELVEDEGLLEEVSGLVEWPQVLMGSFEEDYLSIPSEIIRLTIKTNQKCFVTRPQVGETLSNRFILVSNIQATDGGKEIIHGNGKVVRARLSDALHFWKRDQGDMPDLETLDASAQKFGLDLKKPLDQRMAKLDALNVTFHAKLGSQGERVARIRALAAELAKITGADPAKVDRAAVLAKADLRTEAVGEFPELQGLMGRKYANLQGEDASVAAAIEDHYKPQGPSDRVPEDKVAITVALADKLDTLIGFWTIDEKPTGSKDPFALRRAALGVVRILLECKVRLPLLATTKDVDLLAFFHDRLKVYLRDQGARYDLIDSVLTPEADDLLMVARRVEALTAFITSEDGKNLLAGTKRATQLLAAEEKKSTVIADGVSENLLKLDAEKDLFAAITAASAEASDAIAKEDFRSAMAALSKLRAPVDRFFEDVLVNDEDAAIRANRLALLRLIREATGTVADFSKIAG encoded by the coding sequence ATGCCCGATCTCCTTCTCGAACTCCGCTCCGAGGAAATTCCCGCCCGTATGCAGCGCAAGGCTGCCGGCGACCTGAAAAAGCTCGTCACTGACGCGCTGGTCGAAGCGGGTTTGTCCTATGAGGGAGCGCGCGAATATTGGACGCCGCGGCGGCTGGCACTCGATATCCGCGGCCTGACGGCGCGATCGGCCGACGTGCGCGAGGAGCGCAAGGGGCCGCGCACCGACGCCAATGAGAAGGCGATCGAAGGTTTCTTGCGCGGCGCCGGTCTCTCTTCCATTTCCGAAGCGCAGGTAAGTAGCGATCCTAAGAAGGGTGATTTCTACGTTGCGGTCATTTCCAAGCCCGGCCGCGCCGCCGAGGAGATCATTGCCGACGTCATGCCCAGTATCATCAAGGATTTCCCCTGGCAAAAGTCGATGCGCTGGGGCAAGGCGTCAGCCAAGCCTGGCTCGCTGCGCTGGGTGCGTCCGCTGCAGTCGATTGTCTGTCTCTTCGGCACCGAGCATGAGGAGACCGCCGTCATCCCCTTCGAGATCGACGGTATCGTTGCCTCGAACGTGACGTATGGCCACCGCTTCCATGCGCCTCAGGCGATCACCGTCAAGCGCTTCGATGATTACATTTCCAGCCTGGAGAAGGCGAAGGTCATTCTCGATGCCGAGCGCCGCAAGGACGTCATCCTGCACGATGCCCGCGACGTCGCATTTGCCAATGGCCTGGAACTTGTCGAGGATGAGGGCCTGCTGGAAGAGGTTTCCGGCCTCGTGGAATGGCCGCAGGTGTTGATGGGCTCTTTCGAGGAGGATTACCTGTCGATCCCCTCGGAGATCATCCGTCTGACGATCAAGACCAACCAGAAGTGCTTCGTCACCCGCCCGCAGGTCGGCGAGACGCTCTCCAACCGTTTCATCCTCGTCTCCAATATCCAGGCGACGGATGGTGGCAAGGAGATCATCCACGGCAATGGCAAGGTCGTGCGCGCCCGCCTTTCCGACGCGCTGCATTTCTGGAAGCGCGACCAAGGTGACATGCCGGACCTCGAAACGTTGGATGCCTCCGCCCAAAAATTCGGCCTTGATCTGAAAAAGCCGCTCGACCAGCGCATGGCGAAGCTTGATGCGCTCAACGTCACCTTCCATGCCAAACTCGGTAGCCAGGGCGAACGCGTCGCCCGCATCCGCGCGTTGGCGGCTGAACTCGCCAAAATCACCGGCGCCGATCCGGCCAAGGTCGATCGCGCCGCGGTCCTCGCCAAGGCTGACTTGCGCACCGAAGCCGTCGGCGAATTCCCGGAACTTCAGGGCCTCATGGGTCGCAAATATGCTAACCTCCAGGGCGAAGATGCTTCGGTGGCCGCTGCGATCGAGGATCACTACAAGCCGCAAGGCCCATCCGACCGCGTGCCGGAGGACAAGGTGGCGATCACGGTCGCGCTCGCCGACAAGCTGGACACGCTGATCGGCTTCTGGACGATCGATGAAAAGCCGACGGGTTCGAAGGACCCGTTTGCGCTGCGCCGCGCGGCTTTGGGTGTGGTCAGGATTCTGCTGGAATGCAAAGTGCGGCTGCCACTGCTGGCGACAACAAAGGATGTCGATCTCCTCGCATTCTTCCATGACCGCCTCAAGGTCTATCTCCGCGATCAGGGCGCTCGTTACGATCTCATCGACTCAGTGCTGACGCCGGAAGCCGATGATCTCCTGATGGTCGCTCGCCGTGTCGAGGCGCTGACCGCTTTCATCACCTCGGAAGACGGCAAGAACCTGCTTGCAGGCACCAAGCGCGCCACCCAGCTCCTCGCCGCCGAGGAGAAGAAGAGCACCGTCATAGCCGATGGCGTTTCCGAAAACCTGCTGAAGCTCGATGCGGAAAAGGACCTCTTCGCCGCTATCACCGCAGCCTCCGCCGAGGCTTCCGATGCGATCGCCAAGGAAGATTTCCGCTCGGCTATGGCCGCACTTTCCAAGCTGCGCGCACCCGTTGACCGCTTCTTCGAAGATGTTCTCGTCAATGACGAGGACGCTGCCATCCGCGCCAACCGCCTGGCACTGTTGCGGCTGATCCGCGAGGCAACCGGCACGGTCGCGGACTTCTCGAAGATCGCGGGGTAA
- a CDS encoding DUF523 domain-containing protein, with translation MTGKILVSACLMGHAVRYDGRSKPLIHPAIGRWREEGRLVTICPEMSAGMVIPRPPAEIAAGAVGEDVLAGRARVIEGTGGDVTTAFRQAAENALTLAQETGCRYALLIDGSPSCGSGFIYDGTFSGGRHAGHGVTAALLKQAGIEVYSNREIDRLVERLSTAD, from the coding sequence ATGACCGGAAAAATCCTCGTCAGCGCCTGCCTCATGGGCCATGCCGTTCGCTATGACGGCCGCTCCAAGCCGCTCATCCATCCGGCCATCGGGCGTTGGCGCGAGGAGGGCAGGCTGGTGACGATCTGCCCGGAAATGTCCGCGGGCATGGTGATACCGCGACCGCCGGCCGAAATTGCCGCTGGTGCGGTCGGCGAGGACGTGCTTGCCGGCCGTGCACGCGTGATCGAGGGAACTGGCGGCGATGTCACGACAGCGTTTCGTCAGGCGGCCGAAAATGCGCTGACGCTCGCTCAGGAAACCGGCTGCCGCTATGCCCTGCTGATCGACGGAAGCCCGTCCTGCGGCTCAGGCTTCATCTATGACGGCACATTCTCCGGCGGCCGGCATGCGGGTCATGGTGTCACGGCGGCTCTGCTGAAGCAGGCGGGCATTGAGGTCTATTCCAACCGCGAGATCGACAGGTTGGTTGAGCGGCTGTCGACGGCCGACTGA
- a CDS encoding methyl-accepting chemotaxis protein has protein sequence MKNLKIAHQLFALLGVLMAAFAVATYFQIRSQADSIYDDRFDMLRTQVESGISVLNQYYQREKSGEMTHEAAQAEAFKILSHVSFQPAGYLFGLDYSAIMRFHPNPANVGKDMSGQTDKSGTYFSKEMVEKGVKGGGRTVYYWGKPGHPDSELFLKGSYSAAFAPWQIVLGCGVYMDDLEGQIHAAMWRALLICGIVFLVGIGSALYFIRGITKPLADVHTALKAVADDDVKMVIPHAEMRNEIGLMAQATLALQEKVRERHILADRQAAQELEISSEREQNLRQQQDEAHEQARVVSIIGRALEALAQGDLTVRCGDIGVGYAGLRNNFNEALSHLEAAMGRVNAKGNDIGVSKEEIRRASNELSQRTERQAASLEETSAALDELTVAVRQTAEGAHEASKRVHAVSTEASRSDAVVAQAIDAMSGIEKSSEEIGKIIGVIDEIAFQTNLLALNAGVEAARAGESGKGFAVVAQEVRELAQRSAAAAKEIKDQIARSSGQVDEGVRLVGEAGEALKRISDQIKAANEIVSKIAHSASEQDTTLRSISSSMNQLDAATQQNAAMAEETTASAETLAADTEDLLGLIRGFRVNDGRPLAQSRRAA, from the coding sequence ATGAAGAATCTCAAGATCGCCCATCAACTTTTCGCTCTTCTAGGCGTGCTTATGGCCGCTTTTGCCGTGGCGACCTATTTCCAGATCCGGTCGCAGGCGGACTCCATCTATGACGACCGTTTCGACATGCTCCGCACGCAGGTCGAATCCGGCATTTCGGTTCTGAACCAATATTATCAGCGCGAAAAATCCGGTGAGATGACGCATGAGGCCGCCCAGGCCGAAGCCTTCAAAATCCTCTCGCATGTCAGCTTCCAGCCCGCCGGCTATCTCTTCGGCTTGGACTACAGCGCCATTATGCGCTTTCATCCCAATCCGGCCAATGTCGGCAAGGACATGTCCGGCCAGACCGACAAGAGCGGCACCTATTTCAGCAAGGAAATGGTCGAAAAGGGCGTCAAGGGCGGTGGCCGTACAGTCTATTACTGGGGCAAGCCCGGTCATCCCGACAGCGAGCTTTTCCTCAAGGGCAGCTATTCCGCCGCCTTTGCGCCATGGCAGATCGTTCTTGGCTGCGGCGTCTATATGGACGACCTCGAAGGCCAGATTCACGCGGCAATGTGGCGCGCGCTGCTGATCTGCGGCATCGTCTTTCTGGTCGGCATCGGTTCTGCCCTCTATTTCATCCGTGGCATTACCAAGCCGCTTGCCGACGTCCATACCGCCCTCAAGGCCGTGGCCGATGATGACGTGAAGATGGTCATTCCGCATGCCGAGATGCGCAACGAGATCGGGCTTATGGCCCAGGCCACCCTGGCGCTGCAGGAGAAGGTCCGCGAACGCCATATCCTGGCGGATCGTCAGGCCGCGCAAGAGCTGGAAATCAGCAGTGAGCGCGAACAGAACCTGCGCCAGCAGCAGGACGAAGCGCATGAGCAGGCGCGTGTCGTCTCCATCATCGGAAGGGCGCTCGAAGCACTGGCCCAGGGCGACCTGACCGTACGCTGCGGCGATATCGGCGTCGGCTATGCCGGCCTGCGCAACAATTTCAACGAGGCGCTGTCACATCTCGAAGCCGCCATGGGCCGGGTCAATGCCAAGGGCAACGACATCGGCGTCAGCAAGGAAGAGATCCGCCGCGCCTCCAACGAGCTGTCGCAGCGCACCGAGCGCCAGGCCGCCAGCCTGGAGGAAACGTCAGCCGCCCTCGACGAACTCACTGTCGCCGTGCGCCAGACCGCCGAAGGCGCCCATGAGGCCAGCAAACGCGTGCATGCCGTCAGCACCGAGGCATCGCGCAGCGACGCCGTCGTTGCCCAGGCGATCGACGCAATGAGCGGCATCGAGAAATCGTCCGAGGAGATCGGCAAGATCATCGGCGTCATCGACGAGATCGCCTTCCAGACCAACCTTCTGGCGCTTAATGCCGGCGTCGAGGCGGCGCGTGCCGGCGAATCCGGCAAGGGCTTTGCCGTCGTCGCCCAGGAAGTGCGCGAACTGGCGCAGCGCTCGGCCGCTGCCGCCAAGGAGATCAAGGACCAGATCGCCCGCTCCTCCGGGCAGGTTGACGAGGGTGTTCGCCTGGTCGGCGAGGCAGGCGAGGCGCTGAAGCGCATCTCCGACCAGATCAAAGCGGCCAACGAGATCGTCTCGAAGATCGCCCACAGCGCCTCCGAGCAGGACACGACGCTGCGCTCGATCTCGTCTTCGATGAACCAGCTCGATGCGGCCACGCAGCAGAACGCCGCCATGGCCGAGGAGACGACGGCATCGGCCGAAACGCTCGCCGCCGACACCGAGGATCTGCTCGGGCTCATCCGCGGCTTCCGCGTCAACGACGGCCGTCCGCTCGCCCAGAGCCGCCGCGCCGCCTAA
- a CDS encoding plant virulence effector HPE1-like domain-containing protein has protein sequence MRPLFLTLACVLAAGSAMASSIQPIDSKTETGGGSIIDKVCTDCPALKPEAVKKDYVVPELTPGTQSIVVRDIDGQRKVVRTEAWMGGSPVVFISKPTPEALAAARAPSDGIDFAAKTAALPEAAKAKAPAPLDLAGFQLRQ, from the coding sequence ATGCGTCCCCTTTTTCTTACTTTGGCATGTGTGCTGGCCGCTGGCTCGGCCATGGCTTCATCGATCCAGCCCATCGATAGTAAGACGGAAACCGGCGGCGGCAGCATCATCGACAAGGTTTGCACCGATTGCCCGGCGCTCAAGCCGGAAGCCGTCAAGAAGGATTATGTGGTACCGGAGCTCACGCCCGGCACACAGTCCATCGTCGTGCGTGACATCGATGGCCAGCGGAAGGTGGTTCGCACCGAGGCCTGGATGGGCGGCTCTCCAGTCGTCTTCATCTCCAAGCCGACACCTGAAGCCCTTGCAGCGGCCCGCGCTCCGAGCGACGGCATCGATTTCGCCGCGAAAACCGCAGCCCTGCCCGAGGCCGCCAAGGCGAAGGCGCCCGCGCCGCTCGATCTCGCCGGCTTCCAGCTTCGCCAATAA